A region of the Silene latifolia isolate original U9 population chromosome 9, ASM4854445v1, whole genome shotgun sequence genome:
aactttaatgttttacgattgtaagtttaatcataatttatgaaactttattcttttaggaatgtaattttagtcatgTCTTGTTAAACTTTAATCCATATCTACAAAACTTTAGTCCATATCTttgaaactttagtccatatctTTGAAACTTTGGTCCATATCAATTGTATTTAAAATTTACGTAATTTCTCTAATTTACAATTGCAAGTGTTCtatgagtgaaactttaatgcatTAAGAGTGAAACTTCAATGTACtacaagtgaaactttaatgtatTAGGAGTCatttcaccaccaccaccaccgtaaACAGTAAAGTGTGTAACTTTATTAGACAATAGGTGAAACTTTAATCAATCCACTGCTATGGACACCGAAAAACCACCACCAACGCAATGGTATACGAGTAATTTTATAAACATATAAACTTTATGTAATTTAAACCGTTTAAGACGTAACTTTAATGCTTAACCGCCTTCaacacccaccaccaccaacacccaccaCGACCCCCTACACCCACCACCACGCAACCCcaccagatctgaaaaaaaataaAGAGGGAGGAGCACAAAACCGCCACCGCTGCCGAAgaggaaaaatcagaaaaaaaaaaaaagaaaaatctgaaaaaaaaaaccgaCTTACCCATCCAACCCACACCCCACGGCCAcggccaccaccacaaccacaaccacaaccacaaccacgcGTAAACACGACCACAAGACCATCAGATCTGGAAAACAAAAACGACAAGGCCGACGACACCAATACAAACACCAACACCACACACccagatttgaaaaaaaaaagaataaaaaaaataaaatgagaGAAATGAGAGACGGGAAGGAGCGGCAGAAGGAGGCGCGCGGTGGGGTGTCGGGAATGCGGctgaagaaggcacggttggcgaGAGGAAGAGGGGACGGTGTTGGCAATTCGCACGGTGGGCGAGAGGCAGCGAGGGCGGGTGTGCTTGGTGGTGGGATGCGGAGTGGTAGAGAGAAGGTGGGGGAGGAAGAGAGAGAGGTGAGAAATGTGGTTGTGAGGCAGGAAAATGAAATATTTTAGGGTTGGGTTGTGTTTTTATATAGGGTCTCTATTTTGAGAtttaatcttgacccttgattttTTTTAAATCTAATGGTCagaattaggacttatggactcacctaagggaggtggactcatttgatcctaattatatatatatatatatatatatatatatatatatatatatatatatatatatatatatatatacgaaatGATTTACTAAAAATTTTTACATATAGTATAATTTTGCCAATATATAACTCTGTACTTTGTTATTACATGACCAGTTAATTTTTCTTAAGATAGTCATATTCGTTTTAGAACAAGTCAAATATCAATTCATATTGCTCCATGAGACAATCTCTTGGTCATTCTAGAAAATAAAGGTCTTCTTACTACTTAATCTAACTCTTGTTATTTTATTCTATTAGTATTTTGAAGCTACCTTTTTTCTAATAAAAAAACATTATCAATGGGCAATGGTTAAAGATCTGTTTgataaaactaactgaaaagataactgataaggtagctgaaaattagaagCTGATAAGATAACTTGAAAAGGTAACTTCTAGACTGTAGTTAGTATCATTGTAGAAAAGTATATCAAATTGAGCGTGAATGAACAAATCTCAAAAACATTCCCAATACAAATATTAACAATTGACTAAGATATTCTAAAACACAATAGGTAAACAAATAGGAAGTGATAGTTTTCACGTTTTGGACCAAATTTAAATTACTAGTATAGGTCTTtatgggttttggacattttatTGATGTACACTATTTTGCACAAAATTCTGTCATTTGGGCCGATTCAGCCCATACATGCATCGGGTCATACGGACTAGCTGATAGATATCAGTCCAAGTATTGTGACAAAGTTAATGTATAACAATCCCCATTCTCCCATAACAATCCGTAAGATAAAGTGGAAGTCTTATTTTGGACGGGTGGTATTTGTTTTAGgtataaaatgtaattattttatgataaaatatGATCATTTTCTGATAAAAAATTATCATCAGTTTATCGTTAGACAATGATAATTTCAGTTATAAACTTTTATCATTAAATGATCATTTTTTAGTATAAAATGGTGACATTTTGCTTGTTTCAAATTAAAATCGTCTGAAATGAAAATTAATATGAGACAAAAAGATTATGGTGGTAATGTTATCCCAAAACATAGATTATAATTAAGAATTCAATATTCTTTGCACTTACATAAAGTAGAGCATACCATTTTAATACATAATATACACTTTTTAGTTGGGTTTTTTTCCTAAGAAAACGACATGGATAATTTTAACTTCTAGTGATAATGGGTTTTTGAACATGAAAATGAATTTATTTAATAGTTTTATCTGCTAAGTTAACTAGCTTAATCAACATTGTTTATGTAGTTACGAAACTCCAATTCTACTCGAGGTACTTTTGTATAAGTCATTTCAAATCATCATCTTTATGAGAAGTTATATACACACACAGTGGTGGATTGGGATTGGGGTTGAAAGTGCAACAACGCTCGTTTTCCCAAAATTGTGTCAATTTTAGGtacaattttcaaaaaaaaattatagtatTAATTGTTCTTTCCCGCTGCAATTCTTTCATCCTCTCCAACATTAAATCCTGACTTCAACACAATTTACGTACACTCACTTACCTCATTATTGGGGGAGTCCAAAAGTAATAGGATCACTTTGTATCCTATGCTAGATTACTAGGTAGATCAAAACAAGATATCCTTAATCATGgttataaaaaaataattttttttcctttaaaaagaCCATACACAACTAACACAAGCCAACCAAGAGCCTTGAGTGCAGTGGAGCGCGAGAGTGCCTCAAAGCCTGGAATGTCAGGAATtgcgaggtcccgggttcgactccctTCATGGAAGGGTTTAAGGTTATCTGTCATCCTACGGGATGGTTTACATGGCACATGTGATTTGCAGGGTATTGCATGTGTCGGGGATTAAACCTTTcatcacacaaaaaaaaaaaaaaaaaaaaaaaaaaaaaaaaaaagccaagtAGCAGAAAAGCATATGCTTAGGCTTTCAGCCCAACTATCAAAGTAATGGCCCATATAGAGGACATATACCTATGTGAATCTTACCTACTTGATCGAACGCAagccaacccaacccaacctaaATGTCACATCTAAGTGGCCCATTAACCTAACACTCAACATGTTTTTAGGCCACTAATAATTCTGCATTACTTTCTAATTAGATGGAGAAAATTAACCGTATGCTATTTTACGTGAATACCgttataaaagtaacaattggtctcccttgtgacgggttaccatttgtggcggttattttgtgagataaaatggtaacaaaatgggttagtggagaaaggggaccacatgaatagtgttgcagagagagaataAGTGgatacattgtgaggtaaaatggtatccgtcttcagcttgtgacggatatgtcatgtattcaatgagaatttgtgtaaaagtAACTGCCAAAAATTTACACGTACCTATTTTGGTAAATAAAAAAGGTTTTTACATTAATTTCTTATAAAACGGCCTAATTCTTTTCAGCTTAATTTCAACTCTCATTCAGCTCAGTTTAACTCAATCCAATTTAGCTCACTTCAATTCATCTCAACTTATTTCAACATTATTCGTCACAAAAAACTTCAGTTCAATTTAGTTCAATTTGGTTTCATTTAGCCCAAAAGAAGAGGGTCTTACAAGAAGCACATAATTTCCTATAGAAATATGATTTCAGTATGAATTCATTTTCCACTTTTACAAAACTCTATGATATGTCAAAATTTTAAAGTTATAACTTATACTTTATGAAACTCGACATAACAAATATAAATTATAAGGAAATTAACTCTATTAGGATACTTTTATTACAAAATTGTCTTATAAGTAAATTCGCGATTAGCTACAGGTCACACACAAAGAGAGTTATGATATTTCTTAggccttgttttttttttacttaatttcagcccatttcaattcagttcagctatatttagtttaatttattttattttagcttcattcagttcagtttagctcatatcttcaaAATTTTAACTCTTGCGCCAGTTTACTTAGTCTCTTGAcaaattaattattatttcaattcaaCTCTTTTTAGCCAAAAACAGGGTTTTATGCACACAAAAATAGTAATAAGTTAGTGATCTTTcataaaaaatactccctccacttttctatatatgacgttttgcatttacgaggtaagcctttgactttaatatttacaaaaatatatttgttcaaaaaatataaaaatggtaccattaaattccttacgaaaaactctttcatatgaatatacatatcataatatttagtcttatattttaagaaatattgaagagagaagggagtgtctcgaaatgtgagaaagtcatatataaaaaaatagagggagtagtcACTTATCTTGCACATtactaaattaattattatacaaATAGTCGCCAAAATACATTTGCGTAAaacgatattttttttttctaaaactaATTTGAAAGTCCAAGGGCAAAAtaggaataaatgaaaaaataggGGGCGTAACAAGTAAAACAGGGGGCGTGATATAGCAATTCTCTTTCTTTATCACAAAatttcatttgtgacggcacgtatccgtcactccagagtgacggataccattttccctcacaaatgacccaaatagaggagagagagaagcacatggggttgcccccaccttgtccccctatccgttttgtgagtgtcATTATCCGTCATTTGCTatgacccgtcttcagcaagactaattgtttcTTTATTATCTCCATTAATTCTTTTAATCTCGTGATGATTTGCTCGATCATATACAACCTAGCTTTAGTCCAATTCAAGTAATTATATTTCACATAATCATATCATATATCTAtcaatcataataaaaatgctttattagcATGCTTTGTTTAGCTTTGTTCCCTTATTTTACAGCTTGCTAAAGGTGACACTTAAGTAGGGGTCAATTAACTAGGAGAATATACGACTATTTAACTAATCACAAattttcattatagacggacactatccgtctatatgtatagacggataccatttcccctcacaaaatactcatttgccataaagtgagaagcacatgggagatgctccaccttgtccccctacccattttattagaggtctttacccgtcagttcgccccacccgtctataacAAGACCTATTGCTAACTAATAGGAGCACAAATTCTCAATTTAAGACTGATATTACCCGTCTTAAGGTTAAGATGGTCGAATACATAACAAATCACTAGACAAATGACTttgaaaattataaaaaatttgtCTTTATTACCATCGTATaataaaatttaatttattttaagatTAATCCCTCTTAAAAAAGACTTACTCATTGGTCTAATCACTTTAGACAATGACCTAAAAGAAGATCTCAATACGTGATATTTTGTTGCCTTCTCGTCCCTACTTTGTCAATGCACTCTATTATTAATATTCAGTGTGACAAATATTTGCTAGATAGAAAAGACTTATTCGTCAAACCAATTACTCATTCTTCTTAAATTATTATCAGTATTATTTACTGTAGTAGTTATTGTGTGCGACCGTTATATGATGCGACGGATTAAACTGATCACTCCATAataataaaaaggaaaaaaaatgatcACTTTTTAACATAAATGGCCACTTTGCATTACTATATTTCTCCTAAATCGACCCCAACTTCTAATCTTTGTTTTGATACTGGTCACACTGTCTTAATTGTCTCAAAATCGAATTCAATTCATAAGAATAGCAATTCATGGATTAGGCGAATGAACTGGTCATGCAGAGTGTCCCGAACCAACTAACCTACAACAACTCTTTCGTCCTAATAAATAAGCTTAATATAGTTTAAAGTCTCAAATTAACCGAAATTAATTGAACTTATTAGGAAATTAATTAATTCAACAATCCTAACCTTGAGATTAAGGGGGTACATCCTCATCAATAACCTGAACTTAGTTGAGAAAATTAATTACATTTTATTGCTTATACTCTTTTGTTATGTTCGTGCAAGTTGACTTTTTATTGATCTTTGGTCCCCTTAGGCCTTAACTTACCCAAAGTCTACAAATAAACAATATAGGGGAAAATATACTTTGTATAATAGAGCTGACCTAAATTAAGCTAAATTGAATATTTAAATGAATAGAGTTGTATGCCTGTACTACACTAAATTGAATTTAATTGGATTGAGTTGACCTGAATTAAGCTAAATGATGCTTAATTACTGAATTAGGCTCCACTTGGCACGACACTTTatgtagcttatttgaccaaagtagcttatttaaccaaaatttcagctacctgatttttttgcaagtgtttggcaagtagctaatttggtcaaataaggtacctgaaatgaaatgctaccttaggtagcatttgagaaatcaggtacttGAAATGAgttattttccattttttacccttttattctataatattaaataattttcatatccttttacgtcattttaccaaaatgagctaccttttcagctagtttgccaaacacatttttatataattagttaccttatcagttcctaatttcgagctaccttatcagtttccttttcaggtttcagttaacttttcaattttcagctacattttcaggtttcagctacatATTCATGtaattttgccaaacagagccttagagTGAACTGGTATTAAGCTTGTACTACATaattattactccctctgtcttgatcatttgtttacatttaattTTGgtataaagattaaggaaagaagAAGAGTCAAGTATTGGATGACAAGTAGACAAAATTGAGTGTGGAGGATTATTGCCCATCAAAAGCATCTTTAAAGTAAAAGGATAAACAATTGACtgaacacaaattctcactttaaaCGGACACTAGCCGTCTAAAGCTGTAGATCGATAAtgtccctctcacaaaataaGAGTGGATATTGCAACTtgcaagtgggtgggaaatggatacATCCACTTGTCCTACAACTTGTATTTTGTGAGAGGGTCACTATTCCTCTACAGTTTTAGCCGAATATAGTTGTTTTCGACTACAATGAGATGAATTGTTGACTAAAACACCCtaaaatcaaataaataaataaatgatcgAAACATGGAAGTATTGTTTTCATCAAGTTGCGGATGGCATTCTTCATACACGAGACATGATTTATTTTATAATTCATACTCTAAATTGATATTGCTGATGAGATGAAACGTCGAAATAGTACATTAGACATTAGACAAGTATAGACAAAAAACGGACCCATTAAATTCAACACCTTATGCACTTTATACAATTCCCATCATTTTATCTTCAATCTCAAACTTATGTAAAATTGTTAAAGGACCATTTTCAATGTCCCTACTAATTTGCAACTTGCTCAAGGCGGCCATAGTGCATAATATATGCTCCCAATTTCCAAATATATTTCATTTCAATtgaaaaaacaaaagcaaaacaaAGATTAGATTGCCACGTTCGTTGTTATTGGACGTGCTTAACCTAACGGACAGCGACTTCACTCAATTTTTGTTGGATTTTAAAGTTATTCCACCCGTCTCAGTCAACTTTTTACATTTATtcctacttcctccattcaacccCAGTCTACTTATTTCACTTTTATATACTATTCATAATCGTGTATTCAATTTTggttttctctcgatacgtaagtggaaatatattcatgtgggatcttgtttgattcgtctttatgagtacattaaaaatatctaacttttataatttttgcaaatatgtagctaacgatatttaacgCGTAAAATACGCGTtagcaaacgtgaaaaaagaaagtggtagagtggagttgaatggaggaagtatgtaAGACGGTATCTACTGTGCAACGATTTATTATACTAAAAATAATAATTCTTGCTCACAATTGTTGTAAGTTACAATGAATAATTTATCTGCACTATTACACTTCAAATAAGTGCTCCGATTATAAATTATTCTCATTTACGACATAAATAAGAATTTGTAATGTAAAAGACATTcatttaaataacaataaatgAACGGATTTTTTATACAAAAGAACAGTTTTACATGTAAAATTGTGTTATTCATACATTATGTTCTTTTATGTACTTTGTATGTGTCTCAAACATGCAACTTGTTTTATGTCGTTCTCTATTATTTagaatcacaaaatctcattgaagacggacaatatccgtcataagctgaagacggataatgcccctcttagggtgtgtttggattgagggatttggaaagaaagggaggggagggaattggaaggatgagaaatcaattgtttggttagcaaaatgaaggtagaaggatttggaggggagagaaaatgaatccctccatttccctcctataaggcaaattatttccccgccaacataggcaagatttggagggaaaatcacctcctccattctccctcccctccccttcccttcctttcccttccctcctttcccctcccctccctttccctccttttttcctatccaaacacacccttagaagATGCAAGTGGCAATATGAATGGGTGCTCCATTTCCCCTCCCACTTGCCAACCCACTTGCTttattgtgagaggtcttcagcttgtgacgaatattgtccgtcacaagcaagacgctttgattTAGAATATACATAAACATGCATTCTCTCTATTTATTGGCTTTTGTGTCAAAAACAAACGTAAAGAATTGGTTGAGATAAAGAGACTACTCCACATAAAAGACAAATGATTAACTAAAAAGATGGTGATTAATTGATTACTAATGACCCAAAGACAACCTTAAGTACCTAACTAATCTAAAGTTACTATAGCCTTAATGATTTGAAAAGTTTTTGAGCCGATCATTTATACTTCCGTATAAGACAAACACAAGAATGCAATAAAGGGCGTATATTTTGGCTGGGGAAGTGAAACAATATAAAGCCCATAGCTTAAGGCCAAACCATCAAACAGAATTTTCGACTTATTTTATGTAAAACAATTGTAGAGCACAACGATATAAATGTTATCATTATCATTAAATAAGGTGCATAACTGCATGATTTTCTTTGGTCACTAGAAGAGTAAAacgtatttttatttttatttttgaataTTTGGTAAttgaattttaacaaaaaaaaaggcgAGTATATTAATTTGAAAAGGTTTTATAATTTGGGTACAATTGTTGCACATAAGTGGAAGTATTATAGCTATGCACCATGTACCAAACTCCTCAtctccataaattaattttaataTACGGCAAATTTTGATCGTCTTAAATTAAAACAGCATTATCAAATGACAACTGTTTTAAAAAAGTATTAAAATTAAAAGGGATTGTGAGAAGTTTTAACTTAAGATTGTCTTAAGCAAGATCAGTTGATAAATAAATGATCGATATTTGCTGAAAATTGAACCGACGTGACATCACACATATGGCATGCTAATGAATAATTGAATATGGTATATGTCATATTCATATATGAGAATAATTAATCCTATCTCAATTAGGCTACAAAAGGAAAAGTAAGTAGATATAAATATATGATAATGAAAAGTCCATTATCCACATCCGTTAAAATTAAAGTATGTGGTTGTACTACACTCTACACTAGGACTGTGACTTCAAACAAACTCAATTTTGCCCAAAGAAATTAaagaaacttcaaattttcaagcAATACTAAAATGAATAGGTGGTTAGTTAGTTTTACCAAAAACACGCAAACGAATTgcaaattcatgtgaattgtcTGGTCGATTGTTCAATTGTTCAATTGTCAAGAAATCGCTATTACTAGAACTTCTACTATAAATGTTAAACCCAAACTCAAAACGTAATACGTTTATATAGAAAAATTCTAAGGTGTACCCAGTATTGCGTTGTTCCGTATCATCCTCTACATTTCTTGCAAAGAAATAATTGGCCACTACCTAAGGGTGGTTGTTAACACTCTTAAGCAAAATCGTCAGGCATCGATTTTGGTACTAGTGTTCCGCAACTTCCACTCCTCCATATAAGAATGAATCTCAACCATTACGTCTTCACGTGTAATGAAGACGGTCCTTACTCGAAAGGAACCAAGTTAGCAACGCGCAATACTCGCGAGACCCCCAATGACCAAATGGACAACTTAAGTCCAAATGACAACCATACTAAACCAAATTGACAACACCATGATCAGTACACAGGACCACAGTCTCAGTACACATTCATCTACCCAAAAACTTCAGACTATCCTTAACAccacacaaaatcatacaaaaacatCAAAAATTGCAGAAACAAGTTGATAAtacagtaaaaacagtaaaactgaAACACCATTTcaagaaaaaacaaaaacagcAGTCTCAGAAAACTAAAGTATTTAcataactttttttttctttttttccagtAGTTACCAAATCTACAAAAATTATTTATCTAACAAGATTTCCTAAAGGAGTGAggtaaaagttttttttttaaaataaagaaaAGCATAAAGCTTtctaaaaaaaaataagaaaaaagaaTACAAACAAATTCTACCAGACAGTAAACTCCAGTTAAAACTGAAGAAAACTGGCCTTCAAAGAATATTTACAGCACTGCACCTGCAAACTGCTCTTCTTGAGAAGTCTTCCTGATTCTACTCCTATTGATCCTCTTTTACCCTTGCAAAAGCCTTCTTTTCTTAACCCTTTAAGCTCTCTTAAACCTTTCTTGAGGTATTATACTCTTAACTCAAAACTGGCACGAAGTTCCGAGCCTTTGCCTCTGCCTTCCGATGGTAACAGATTTGCGGTGGGCAAATGCTGGGCGGAGAAGCTCCTGGAACTTATCGAGAAATAGTGACCATTCTTCTTCATTCATGTCGGACACCTTAACAAAGTTTGCACTCATGGGAAGCTGCTCATTTGCGCTCCTGTGGCCTGAGGATGAATACCCGGTTTCTGGTTTCATCATCCCGGGAAACTTGAGATTCTTTTCGCCTAAGATGGTATTCTTGAGGGACATTGAGATGTTTGAAATTGATGGGAATTTCTTAGGAATAGGAGGAATTGTAAAAGCCTCTCCCTCTCCCTCTTCAACTTCACCATCATCGctctcttcctcttcctcctcgaGACTTGCTAGCCTTGTGAAAGGGTTTCTGCCATTCATACCAAAGGATGGAGATCTGTTGCAGAAATCCTCACCAGTCGCCATCTTTGGAGTGTGATCAAGGTCGAGGTCTTCACAGTCAATGTCAAACAGAAAGTCATCATCAGTCGCATCAGACTTTGGCATTAACAGTTCCCTCTCTGCCACCACCAGCCTGCTTGCTTCGAGGCAGACAAGCTCGAGTTCACTAGGGTCTTCCTCTCCACTACGAAATTCCCGGGTCATCATCTCACCAATCTCAGCAAGACAGAGACCAAATGCAGCAGCTTCCTTGAGGAAAATAGTGCAGAGAACCAAAACCCTAAGGCAAGCTTCACGAATCGTTGGAAGCTCAGATCGAAGCATGTCACAATCTTTGTATGGATTAAGCCTCTCAATGTATTCAAGCTCGTCTTCGGAAAATGGGATTGAGGCCTGAGGCCAATGGATCCACTCAAAGTACGGATCCTCCAAACTTTCAGGAAGGCAAAGACCATGGTCAATCGGAATGAGCTCCACTTGACCGAATCTCCCCACACCATCAAGCTTCCTAACAAGAAGGTTTCCAGCATGCCTGTCCGTGTTGAAAATCCTAACGTCCAAAATCCCAATTCTATGGACAGCAGAGACCGGGAAGCTTGAAGTTCCATGGTCGCTAGCATCAAAGTCATGAGGAATGAACTGCTGACATGAAGCAATCTTACTGACCAATTTTTTCTTGTGAGGTTTGTTACCATTTACCCCATCATTAACATTAAAGATCGAGTGCGTGATTTTCACCAAAGCCGTGGCAGGTACACCAGCAAAATGCTCATGATCAAGAAGATAAGCAACAACCTCTCTGATGCCCGTCTCTCCAACCCTGACCGACCGCTTCAGCCCCGGCTGCCCCAGCACCCTGCCCACAAATCCTTTCGGGTTATTTGGTGCAAAGGGTTCCTCATCAGTGGGCTTCACAATAGCAACACTCTCACCCCTACTATTCCTAAAATAGTAAGCACCTCCAAGTCCACCATTAACAGGCACCGGCTCAACTCCATTTTTTATCGCCTTAACAATCTCCTTCACGATATTCTTAGCCTCCACAAGCCTATCCGAATTCCCTAGCACCTCAACTAACTTACTCTTGTCCTTGGGCTCAACATCTCGAGGAGACAAACATGGAGTTGATGAACTCCTATGCATATTGCTCCTAGACAAAAGCAAGGGTGAATAATCCCTAATGGCATCAAGGTCATTTTTCAAAACCGTATCCCCAAACGACAACGAGCTTTCATCAGTCGGAAGACTCAACGCAACCTGCAGCCTTCTCTTCACAGTATGAACATTATCATTACGATCCAACTCCATCCCCAATACACAACCATTATCAGTCTGAACAAACACCCTTCTCCTCCCAGTCGAATGATTCGGGCTCCCATGGAATTTCCTCGACAACAAGTTCTTGAAAATCCCGACGGGAGCCTGGGTCTGAACAGGACTATCTAGCTTAGACATGGTGGTGGTGGGGTCGACCTCTGCGACAGCTCACAAGCGATGTGGCGGCAATAGAGATCCTATTCACCTCTCCGAAACTAACCCAAACTCAAAACTACCTATAAACCCTAACAAGATCTTGATCATCAAAcaccaaaacctcaaccaaaatcACACCCCTCTctcaaccaaacaaaaccaaacaatGTTACAGTGTCAAAAACCCCGCAATCGACAGCGAAAATCGGGACAACCACAACCTACATCGAAAAACCCATCGTGGTAAGAGTAGATCTAGATCTTTTGTTTGATTATCTGCAATGCAAAAGTTCAACATCCATAAATTGATCCAATATCAAACTTAAACATCAAAAAGATTAAATCTTTATCATATTTTCCACTCATTTATCCACAGATCTACAGATAATAGGTCATCTGTCATCACTCATGACTGTCAATATCAATATATCATCGATTTGGATAAACATTCTACATTCAAAGCATCAAATcatacaaaaaaaattgaaaaagtaaTCAAGAACCCATGTAGAGTATAAACCCCTCCCTACGagtccgtctcaatcatttgtttacctttgattaaaataccgctcacaaagaataaaaaagcgTATACATACATGAATATGATACTAAACCATTTAATCTAACGTAAAACATCATCAAAACACTCACTTTAACATCTAAATAACAAAGATTATCAATAATATGCAAAAAAATGGAGTTTATACACAAAGATTACATCTTTTTAACAAAACCCATCAAATAAACATAAATTCTTACTCGTGACGGTCACAAGTTACGACGATACTCACAACCGATTTAAATAATGTTAACAAAAAAGCGGTTGTAAGACGTTACAAGCTTTTGACCGTCACAAACAAAACCCATCAAATAAAACAGCTAAAACCCACATTACAAACATCAAAACTAAATCAAAAACAGTAAAAAACAAGAACCCAAATCAAAAATTAAATCAAAAGAACTAACCTAATTTCCGAGATCTGGGAAATAATAACCGAAA
Encoded here:
- the LOC141598861 gene encoding phosphatidylinositol 4-kinase gamma 7-like translates to MSKLDSPVQTQAPVGIFKNLLSRKFHGSPNHSTGRRRVFVQTDNGCVLGMELDRNDNVHTVKRRLQVALSLPTDESSLSFGDTVLKNDLDAIRDYSPLLLSRSNMHRSSSTPCLSPRDVEPKDKSKLVEVLGNSDRLVEAKNIVKEIVKAIKNGVEPVPVNGGLGGAYYFRNSRGESVAIVKPTDEEPFAPNNPKGFVGRVLGQPGLKRSVRVGETGIREVVAYLLDHEHFAGVPATALVKITHSIFNVNDGVNGNKPHKKKLVSKIASCQQFIPHDFDASDHGTSSFPVSAVHRIGILDVRIFNTDRHAGNLLVRKLDGVGRFGQVELIPIDHGLCLPESLEDPYFEWIHWPQASIPFSEDELEYIERLNPYKDCDMLRSELPTIREACLRVLVLCTIFLKEAAAFGLCLAEIGEMMTREFRSGEEDPSELELVCLEASRLVVAERELLMPKSDATDDDFLFDIDCEDLDLDHTPKMATGEDFCNRSPSFGMNGRNPFTRLASLEEEEEESDDGEVEEGEGEAFTIPPIPKKFPSISNISMSLKNTILGEKNLKFPGMMKPETGYSSSGHRSANEQLPMSANFVKVSDMNEEEWSLFLDKFQELLRPAFAHRKSVTIGRQRQRLGTSCQF